TATTTCAATACTCATCTGAATTCCTCAACAACTCTTCTCTCTTTCGAGAGTCGAGATTTTCTCATTTCAGCCGCCGATTTTGCCCATCAACAGCAGCAATCCCACCAGGGCGTAAATGGTCAAGGCTTCAATAAAGGCGGCGCCGATGATCATGCCGGTTTGAATCTTGCCGGCCGCTTCCGGCTGACGCCCC
This DNA window, taken from Candidatus Zixiibacteriota bacterium, encodes the following:
- the atpE gene encoding ATP synthase F0 subunit C translates to MDYQAALSFALPIAVAIAAIGSGLGLGRAVGSAMEAMGRQPEAAGKIQTGMIIGAAFIEALTIYALVGLLLLMGKIGG